The following proteins are encoded in a genomic region of Dioscorea cayenensis subsp. rotundata cultivar TDr96_F1 chromosome 8, TDr96_F1_v2_PseudoChromosome.rev07_lg8_w22 25.fasta, whole genome shotgun sequence:
- the LOC120267905 gene encoding trigger factor-like protein TIG, Chloroplastic — protein sequence MELVFGSTLHLHRPSLFSFTSSPSSYACKLSSSWSLDRASSSCHLYPCLSSSSRRVVNPFVVAAGVSVKPAEKERFPADIEVTETKMPHSSVKLSVAVPPAVCQECYRKVLDEFSKQLKVPGFRPGKKIPENILLNYAGRENVQRATIEAILKKTLPKAVSSVQGRALADSVRITTKFSEMEDDFSQQDVFRYDVAADVAPEIKWLSENQYKNLKVVVEIDKIVTAENASERELRRRHRDLGSLRIVTDRGLQVGDLVVLDIHAETFKQDGSESEKIPSAERKGFHLDTEETNNLLPGFLDAIIGIQQGETKSFILTFPESWEQENLRGINAQFMVECKELFYRDLPELDDSLAEKLLPGCSTLDEVKQAILQRCREIEQTAIEQATDNAILEQLSKIVEVDVPHSLFEEQGRQLYGAKLMEMQAGRRINEDQLASLSSEKTVNEFLESQRVNITAIIKQMLAVGEIFKCEGLQFSTDEVVNEVKKAVTEFEQHNQEYDEERIKEQVQDVLEGAKVLEWLRENLEIQYVYR from the exons ATGGAGCTCGTCTTTGGCTCCACCCTCCACCTCCATCGCccttctctcttctccttcacCTCCTCGCCCTCCTCCTATGCCTGCAAGCTCTCGTCCTCATGGTCCCTCGATCGCGCCTCGTCGTCCTGTCATCTCTACCCTTGCTTATCATCTTCTTCGCGCCGTGTTGTGAACCCCTTCGTCGTTGCCGCGGGTGTTTCTGTGAAGCCAGCAGAGAAGGAACGGTTCCCAGCGGACATCGAGGTCACCGAGACAAAAATGCCGCACTCTAGT GTTAAGTTAAGTGTGGCAGTTCCTCCTGCAGTGTGTCAAGAATGTTATAGAAAGGTGTTGGATGAGTTCTCCAAGCAGTTAAAG GTTCCTGGATTTCGCCCTGGAAAGAAAATTCCAGAAAACATACTTCTAAATTATGCAGGCAGAGAGAATGTACAACGAGCTACAATTGAAGCAATTTTGAAGAAAACCCTGCCCAAGGCTGTGTCCTCG GTACAAGGAAGAGCCTTAGCAGATTCTGTTCGCATTACAACAAAATTTTCAGAAATGGAGGATGATTTCTCCCAACAAGATGTTTTCAG ATATGATGTTGCAGCTGACGTGGCTCCTGAAATCAAATGGCTATCTGAAAACCAATATAAGAACCTGAAGGTTGTTGTAGAAATAGACAAAATTGTTACTGCTGAGAATGCTTCTGAACGAGAGCTAAGACGCCGCCATAGGGATCTAGGATCTCTTAGAATCGTAACTGATAGGGGTTTGCAG GTTGGTGATCTTGTGGTCCTAGATATACATGCAGAAACATTTAAGCAAGACGGTTCTGAAAGTGAGAAAATACCCTCTGCTGAAAGAAAAG GTTTTCACTTGGATACAGAAGAgaccaataaccttcttcctgGTTTCCTTGATGCAATAATTGGTATTCAGCAAGGTGAAACAAAATCGTTTATCCTCACATTCCCAGAATCATGGGAACAAGAAAATCTCCGTGGTATTAACGCTCAATTTATG gtcGAATGTAAAGAACTCTTTTACAGAGATTTACCAGAATTAGATGACTCTCTTGCTGAGAAGCTCCTTCCTGGTTGCAGTACCTTGGATGAG GTTAAACAAGCAATACTGCAGAGATGTAGAGAAATAGAGCAAACTGCTATAGAGCAGGCAACTGATAATGCAATTCTAGAGCAGCTAAGCAAG ATTGTAGAAGTTGATGTTCCACATTCCTTGTTCGAAGAACAAGGCAGACAGCTATATGGAGCCAAGCTTATGGAGATGCAG GCAGGAAGGAGAATTAATGAAGACCAGCTAGCATCTCTTTCAAGTGAAAAGACAGTAAATGAGTTCCTTGAAAGTCAAAGGGTAAATATTACAGCAATAATAAAACAGATGCTGGCTGTTGGTGAGATTTTCAAATGTGAAGGTTTGCAG TTCTCGACTGATGAAGTGGTCAATGAAGTGAAGAAAGCTGTGACAGAATTTGAACAGCATAATCAAGAGTATGACGAGGAGCGCATTAAAGAGCAg GTGCAGGATGTCCTGGAGGGAGCAAAGGTGCTGGAGTGGTTGAGAGAGAATTTGGAAATTCAGTATGTCTATAGATGA
- the LOC120267925 gene encoding U-box domain-containing protein 40-like, giving the protein MGSTKHRWKLSFHRPPPSAPSSPSPASPPPPPPPPPPLPHEFLCPISSSLMADPVIIPSGQSFDRATIQACKDLSLFPSTLLPSSSSSSSSSLLLIPNSALQTAIFRWCDLSGHPRPLPLSSDSARDLVRCLFDGDRDPSPVAAPKTPIIDSCSSRYSPRSSSSLSSYCSSSSCSSSEIVAADDSFGDEILSKLKDPRVSEQESALISLRRATRESVDRRISLCTPTFLAALRPLLGSRYRTIQSNAVAALVNLSLEPRNKVPVVRSGAVPALVEVLRCGHDEARDHAAGAIFSLSLEDDNKAAIGVLGAVPLLLHLFARPSEEARARRDSGMAIYHLCTMGTNRKRVAKGARAVVSVAKEGGEVGLVAMMVACRLAGCADGRAALMDADAVAAIVELLRKTSSVEEEYCVGALYGMSKGGLRFVATARAVAAAEVVAKVAEKETAGEAVREMARRTAMVIRGEREGSESAEFDAGVSWRKRLNEFISSDSDGFSSNSF; this is encoded by the coding sequence atgggaAGTACCAAGCACCGTTGGAAGCTCTCTTTCCACCGTCCTCCTCCCTCCGCCCCTTCTTCCCCTTCTCCGGCGAGTCCCCCTCCACCGCCGCCGCCACCACCGCCACTGCCGCACGAGTTCCTCTGCCccatctcttcctctctaatGGCCGATCCCGTCATCATCCCCTCCGGCCAGTCCTTCGATCGCGCCACCATCCAGGCTTGCAAGGATCTCTCTCTCTTCCCATCCACTCttctcccttcttcttcttcttcttcttcttcttctctccttctcaTCCCCAACTCCGCTCTTCAGACCGCCATTTTCCGCTGGTGTGATCTCTCCGGCCATCCCCGTCCCTTGCCTCTCTCCTCCGACTCCGCTCGCGACCTTGTCCGCTGCCTCTTCGATGGAGATCGTGATCCTTCTCCGGTTGCTGCTCCCAAGACCCCGATCATCGATTCCTGTTCATCTCGCTACTCACCGCGTTCGTCATCGTCCCTCTCTTCTTACTGCTCTTCATCCTCTTGTTCATCTTCAGAGATCGTTGCTGCTGATGACTCGTTTGGTGATGAGATACTCTCCAAGTTGAAGGATCCGAGGGTTTCGGAGCAAGAATCGGCGTTGATCTCACTCCGACGAGCCACACGCGAGAGCGTGGACCGCCGAATCTCACTTTGTACTCCCACGTTCCTGGCTGCGCTCCGGCCGTTGCTTGGATCTCGATATCGGACGATCCAGAGCAACGCAGTGGCGGCGCTGGTGAACCTCTCGCTGGAACCGAGAAACAAGGTGCCGGTGGTGCGGTCCGGAGCCGTGCCGGCTCTGGTGGAAGTGCTCCGGTGCGGGCACGACGAGGCGAGGGACCACGCGGCGGGTGCTATCTTCAGCCTCTCGTTGGAAGACGACAACAAGGCCGCCATCGGCGTGCTCGGCGCCGTGCCCCTTTTGCTCCATCTCTTCGCGCGGCCATCGGAGGAGGCGAGAGCTCGCCGAGACTCAGGTATGGCGATTTACCATCTCTGCACAATGGGAACGAATAGGAAAAGAGTAGCGAAAGGGGCTAGAGCAGTGGTGTCAGTGGCGAAGGAGGGCGGCGAAGTGGGGTTAGTGGCAATGATGGTGGCGTGCCGGCTCGCCGGATGCGCAGATGGGCGTGCAGCGTTGATGGACGCCGACGCGGTGGCCGCCATTGTTGAGCTACTTCGGAAAACGAGTTCAGTGGAGGAAGAGTACTGTGTGGGAGCGTTGTACGGGATGAGCAAAGGAGGGTTGAGGTTTGTGGCGACGGCGAGGGCGGTTGCGGCGGCGGAGGTGGTGGCGAAGGTGGCGGAGAAGGAGACCGCCGGCGAGGCAGTGAGGGAGATGGCGAGGAGGACGGCGATGGTGATACGCGGCGAGAGAGAGGGTTCGGAGAGTGCTGAGTTTGATGCTGGAGTTTCGTGGAGGAAGAGGTTGAACGAGTTCATCAGTAGTGACTCGGATGGGTTTAGTAGTAACTCGTTCTAA